CACCTGCGCGACCGTTATGGGCGATCGCGTTTGGATTTCCCCCAACCACACCCCCGACGTTGGTTTTGCCCGGACCGGTTACAACGACGCCCGAGCCGCTATTACCGAGAGCATCGCCATCTCGGTTTAGTCCAATGAAATTACCAAAGATATTTACCGTACCGCCAAAATTACGGATGAATACGCCGTCGCCCCGAGTTCCTTGATTGAAAGTGTCGCTGGTCGCTGCGGATATGATATTTCGTTCGCCCGGCTGGCCGCCGCCTATTTCGACAAATGTTCCGAGAGCGACAAATACATTGATATTGGCTGATTGCGTGCCTCCGACACCGTTTGAGATCGCTGACAACCCGTCAGACGAAGTGCCGAAACGATTACCTGTGAATCGAAATGTCCCGCCAACCTCTTGGGGTTGGTGAAATCCACCGCCGACGTAATTTCCCGAAACCAGATTTCCGCCGGAAATGAAACCTCCGTTTCCATCCGGAAAGCTTCCTCCAAACAAGAATGATCCGAAGAACGAATTGAACCCAAAGAAATTGGGAAGTGCAGCAGTTCCTGCCTTATTGGTGCCGATGTAATTATTAAAAATTAACGCGGGGCCGAATCCCGACTTATAGACGCCACCGCCGCCGAGATTTTGCGTGCGGTTGCCGGATACCAAGTTACAAAAACCCGTACAGGCCTCCCAATCCGAGGTGCCGCCGGGCGAACCGACGACCGAAAAGTCTATCGAACTCGTTCCCATCCAGACCGTATCGGTGACGATGCAAAAACCGGAGCATCCATTCCGCTGATCGTTCGGGATCGCTATATTGCCTGTGATATCGGTTCCTATCTCATTCCCGGCAACGATGCACGAGCCACTCTGCGGGGTGCCGTAGGAGAAATTGAACGCACAGTGAACCGCATTTTCGCCATTATCAGAGATAGTATTTCTGCCTTCAGCTGTGATGGAGCCTATGAATGTATTCAAATTTCCTGCCGAGGAAACACCGGTACCACAGTTACCAAGCGGACCGTTACCAGCGAGGTTCGTTCCGATCAGATTACCCTTTATCCGGTTGTTATCGACGATCAATTGGCCAAATTCCAGCTCGATCAGGGTCTCGATACCGACACCAACACCAAGGCATCGATTTAGTACAGGCACGTCGAATCCATTGGCTGAAATGACGTTGTATGAACCGGGCTCATCGCCGCCAACGACGTTGTTGATACCCATCAGCAAGACGCCCTGATCGTTGCCTAACCGCTGCAAACCAGTTATATCCGTACCGATGAAATTTCCTTTTACCTCCGATTCGTTACCGGCTGTGATCGCAAGGCCTGCGCCTGACAGCGAGCCCGGAATGCTGCCCGCAAGCCCATTCCCGGAAATTAGGTTGCGAGATGCGGGAAGGTTGCCGCCAACAGTGTTCAGGTCAGAATCATAAATTAGAACGCCCGTCGCTTCGTTCGGCTGCTCTACTGACCCGGTGACGTCTGTCCCTAGAAAATTGCCCTCGACGAGATTGCTGTGCACATTGGGAAAGCTATTCGTCGTAAATATCGCGATGCCGTTTCCTTCGATCAGTTGACCGTTTCCGCCATTTGTCGCGGGCATACTGTTAATGACAAGGCCGCGAACGACAGAGTTTGTTGTTTTCATCGAAAGGCCGTTCTTCGTTCCCGGCCCTGCGTCGCCTCGGATCTCGATGATCGGCGAACCAGTAAAACCAGGCTGCGTTGTGCCGTCGATCGTCACGGTTCCGTAGATATCTTCCAGGTCGATGACAAAATTGATCGTCTGATGACCGCCGCCGCCGATGTTAAACGCAATGACACTTGGTCCGAGATCAACGTTAGCCAGAAACACTGCTCGACGCAGAGTGCAGAGTCCCGGTGTATTACAATCGCCGCCCCCTGAGCTGTTGGAGTCGACAACGTAAACATTTGCCGGAGCGGTCATCAGAACCTGAGCGTTGCCGTTCTCGCTTAATACAAGCAAGTCCTTAAGTCCGTCAGGATTTAGCCTCATCGGCAGGACGGCGGAAGGCGAGTTCCCGCTCTCGATCGTGAACACATTCGCCCGCGATGCGTTTTCGCGTGCTCCCGTTTTCGCGACGATATGGAGTTGCCCGGAAGCGGCATCCGCGAAGATCAGATCGTCGAAACCGGAATCAGAAACCGCGGCTTTCACCAGTTTCGCACCGCTGCCGGCGAATGATGCGATCGCAAGCCTTGCGTCCGTTACGAGCGTCGTGCGGACGAATTCACGAAACGGAACGGGCTGAGCGGCGAGGTTCTTTTCGAATAGTTCCTTGCGGAGCCGTTCCCGTTCCTTCGTCTTTTGAGTCTCGGCGGTGACATAAGCATCTTTCTCGGATTCGCTGAGCGATCCGAGGTGGGCATTGCGTTCAGCCATGCGTTCCTCGGCCAATTTCTGTATGTCGTTGCCGTAGCGGCCGCGGTCGCCCATCAACAATCCCATTTCTTCGGCCTGTTCTGCGGTTTGCGGAAGTGTTGATTTGAGAACAGCTACATCGCGCACGCGTTCATTCGATTCGAGTTGATCACCGGCGGGGACAAAGTTCGTGCCTCGTGCGTTGTCAGGTAAGGCCGCACCGTCGGGCCGCGTTTTCGGCGCACGGGGTCGCGGTTCGAGGAGTTCGATGTTTCCCGTTCCATCGAGGATCGCGATGCTGTCATTGCGACCTTCAGTAAAACGGCCTACTGAGATCGCACGGATGTTTGAGTTCAAACGGATCGACTGTGTTACGGCATCGGGGCGGCGAACACCTGCAGACATATCAAGCGGATATGGTTGCCCGCGTCCGTGGTGAATCGCCAGCACATTGCCGCACGCCGCGGCGACGTCATAATAGGAATCGCCGTCCAGACGGCCGATGGCCAGCGATGTCGCTTCGGCAGGAAGTTGATGAATTTCGGGTTTGCGGGCGAAGGCTCCTTCGGGATGCTCATAGACCATCAGCCGCGGGCCTTCTTTCGTAACGGCGGCTACCGCCAGGTCAGCTTGTCCGTCAGGACGACCGATCTCGCCAATGGTGATCGAGGTAATACGTCCGCCAACCTCGAACGGCTGCGGCAGGCCAAGATTACCGCGGCCGTCGCCCGCGAGGACGAAAAACCTGTCGCTGTTTCTTGAGGCAATTACAACATCGGCGTGACCGTCGGCGTTCACATCGCCCGTTTCAACGAAATCAGGGGCGAAACCGAGCATTACCTCGGCTATAGTTTCGGTGAAAGGCGAGTCAGCGGCGACGCCTGCGAGCCTTTTTTGTTTAGCTTCCGGAGAATTCGGATAGATCGTGTCCGCAGTGCCGCGGACCATGTGTATTGCCCCTGACGCGGTGACCGCGACGATATCCGTAACGCCGTCGGAATCGAGATCCGCCGATGCAGCGGCTTTCACGCCCGAAAGCGCACTTTCAGCCGCGGCGGCAAAACGCGGTTCCTCGAAATTAACGTGCGGAAAGCCGGGCTTGCTGCCGTCAGCGGCCTTTGCGACAACAGGACCGACTTTCGCCGTGCTGCCGTCAGAAACTGTCGCCGAAACAATAGAACTCAGGTTTTCGTATGAAAAAGACCCCAAAACGGCCAATGAAGCCGTCACAATCGCTATTGCCGATAAAAACTTACGCATAACATCCTCCGAAACTGTCTCTTACCTAATAGGGCGAGAATTTTCGGAGGATGCGCTAAGGCCTACGACGAAAAATTTTCATTCGCAAATTCACTCGACAGCCGTAAAGTCGGCGTTTTCGATCGGGTCGGTTACCGACAGCAAAATATCCGCCGGCGAGAAGCGATATCTTCGGCTTTTTGCCGAAAGCACGTAATTGCGTCCAGCCGCAACGCCTTCGATCACGAAGTAGCCGAAGCTGTTGGTCAGCACACGACGTACGTTGCCGTCAGTATCCGCGATCTCGATCGTTACCTGCTGCACAGGCCGCCCATCTGCCGTCATCACACGCCCCGAAACGCTCACGCCTGCCGATGTCGGCCCAAATTCCACCGGGAAGAACTCGGAAGAATTTCCATCCGCATCGGTGGCAACGGCAGTGATCTTGTCAAGCAGCGTAATGCCGATCTCGTTCGCGTCGCCGAGGTCATATTCGACAAAGTTGTCGCCAAAGAAATCGCCTTCGGTCCAGAAGTAGGTCGCAAGGTATTCGCTTCCCTGACCGACGAGGTCAGACTTGTAGAAGTCGATGCGAATTCCCTTCATACCATAATTCTGATTATCCGGATGCGAATCTACGCGGGCCTCGACCAATACGCGATCGAATTCGTCAATGCGCAGATTTTCCAATTCAGGATAGTTCTGGCCGCGATTCGGCCCCTCATCCGCGTCTTCGGGATCATTATCGGTTCGTCCGGGTTCGCCGATATCGATACCGAGTAAAAGATTGCCCGATATCTCATTCTGCCCGATACTGTTCCTGACCGACTGCTGTGTGCCTTCGCGGCGGCCCGCTTTGCTGCGTTGGCCTTCCTCAAACTCGTCGATGAGAATGCCGTTGCCGCCGTTCTCGAATATCTGATTCGACTGATTGGCCTGCTCTCCTCCAATGGCGTTGTTGTTTGCCCCGCCCGTAACGTGAACACCATGAAGTTGATTGCCCAATCCGCTGCCGCCTATGCTGTTATTGAAGATCTGGTTCAACTGAGCTCCTACGCCATTCAAAAGAACACCATTGCGCTGATTTGCACCGATGAAGTTGCGGATAGGCAAGAGTGCGTTTCCAATCCGATTGTTGCTGCTATTTTCAATGCGAACGCCGTTTTGCTGATTTGGAACAGCAAGTGTCGATTTGAAGAGCCGGTTAACACCTAC
This sequence is a window from Acidobacteriota bacterium. Protein-coding genes within it:
- a CDS encoding CSLREA domain-containing protein, giving the protein MRKFLSAIAIVTASLAVLGSFSYENLSSIVSATVSDGSTAKVGPVVAKAADGSKPGFPHVNFEEPRFAAAAESALSGVKAAASADLDSDGVTDIVAVTASGAIHMVRGTADTIYPNSPEAKQKRLAGVAADSPFTETIAEVMLGFAPDFVETGDVNADGHADVVIASRNSDRFFVLAGDGRGNLGLPQPFEVGGRITSITIGEIGRPDGQADLAVAAVTKEGPRLMVYEHPEGAFARKPEIHQLPAEATSLAIGRLDGDSYYDVAAACGNVLAIHHGRGQPYPLDMSAGVRRPDAVTQSIRLNSNIRAISVGRFTEGRNDSIAILDGTGNIELLEPRPRAPKTRPDGAALPDNARGTNFVPAGDQLESNERVRDVAVLKSTLPQTAEQAEEMGLLMGDRGRYGNDIQKLAEERMAERNAHLGSLSESEKDAYVTAETQKTKERERLRKELFEKNLAAQPVPFREFVRTTLVTDARLAIASFAGSGAKLVKAAVSDSGFDDLIFADAASGQLHIVAKTGARENASRANVFTIESGNSPSAVLPMRLNPDGLKDLLVLSENGNAQVLMTAPANVYVVDSNSSGGGDCNTPGLCTLRRAVFLANVDLGPSVIAFNIGGGGHQTINFVIDLEDIYGTVTIDGTTQPGFTGSPIIEIRGDAGPGTKNGLSMKTTNSVVRGLVINSMPATNGGNGQLIEGNGIAIFTTNSFPNVHSNLVEGNFLGTDVTGSVEQPNEATGVLIYDSDLNTVGGNLPASRNLISGNGLAGSIPGSLSGAGLAITAGNESEVKGNFIGTDITGLQRLGNDQGVLLMGINNVVGGDEPGSYNVISANGFDVPVLNRCLGVGVGIETLIELEFGQLIVDNNRIKGNLIGTNLAGNGPLGNCGTGVSSAGNLNTFIGSITAEGRNTISDNGENAVHCAFNFSYGTPQSGSCIVAGNEIGTDITGNIAIPNDQRNGCSGFCIVTDTVWMGTSSIDFSVVGSPGGTSDWEACTGFCNLVSGNRTQNLGGGGVYKSGFGPALIFNNYIGTNKAGTAALPNFFGFNSFFGSFLFGGSFPDGNGGFISGGNLVSGNYVGGGFHQPQEVGGTFRFTGNRFGTSSDGLSAISNGVGGTQSANINVFVALGTFVEIGGGQPGERNIISAATSDTFNQGTRGDGVFIRNFGGTVNIFGNFIGLNRDGDALGNSGSGVVVTGPGKTNVGGVVGGNPNAIAHNGRAGVFVYDIGIPNAPVGDVSIRGNSIRDNGGLGIDLADTATLPDGVTPNDCGDLDTGGNGLQNFPELDEPTFNGDGTVTVTGTISAQPVSTYLIDFYQNVFADPTNYGEGQGLIGSVVVTTDGNGFAEINFTSPGIVPPGQKISSTATDENGRTSEFSCIAGECNQRELIEARKEGGQCLTSIVVNSTGDEPDENTADGVCDIDTSNTGLQCTLRAAIEQANASPGFDIILFDIPGTGVHTISPLTLLPTISEKASILGRSQPGYSGTPLIEIRGDAGSLGTGIRVGASEVKINGLTVNRFSNSMIQLGGGTDQYRELTVENSYICINSDGETSPGAIAGSGILVGGRVQGASINGNTIGGCSNGVQLGSAASTSIQNVVVANNNIGISRSGSVTIPNDEGILLTTGSSNNVIGGRFGDGGNNISGNLQYGIDIRSNGNRILGNLIGLLPDGSTNARNQIAGIRLFSGSSNQIGGSFEERNVISGHRSTDSSGSAGIAIAPGASGNTIINNLIGTDINGSSGSPSRANEFGIWLLGGASNTIGGLPNQRNVISNNEIGVAVSPPSGQSVSNTTISFNRIGTDISGNSTMPNVTGILVEEGSDISNLNVSQNLISGNLDGVHIRGVQYGITIDGNRIGTNESGQSALPNVRGILMQSASGHEILSNLISGNSGIGIELNDLGNGPSDSNTIAGNSIGTNALGTAAVPNGVSGIAILGGSSSNTIGGTLSGNNGTNVGNTISGNTSGPGLTISEGSSGNLVQGNRIGIQRTAPLVLPNASGIVVENSSNNIIGIDPSNCTGPLCFDYANIIGGNFNDAIRISSGFSNTVVGNFVGVMPNGTPIANGGSGVSLNFGSGSNIIGGVSEEEPGRNLGSAPVSFGNTIAHNGQNGIVLQPTAGTGNRIERNNIFSNTLLGIDIGPAGLTPNDPGDPDEGPNRLQNFPEISNYNIDGSGDLIVTYRVDSNPAFSSYGADGLYIEFFKSDMTGEGKSFLGSARYTVADFGGGFKQLNLGNAAAIEFAFGDYITATATDAGNNTSEFFPVNFTPTSAGVSVSGRVLTADGRPVQQVTIEIADTDGNVRRVLTNSFGYYVIENVAAGRNYVLSAKSRQWRFSPADRILSVTDPINDADFTAIE